The Ornithodoros turicata isolate Travis unplaced genomic scaffold, ASM3712646v1 Chromosome31, whole genome shotgun sequence genome has a window encoding:
- the LOC135373750 gene encoding uncharacterized protein LOC135373750 — MFEGMALLLFLLLLWSEKSFAETNKYLKMSSLCAPNAHKHVQPLKIDGAVLTSEEDFHADSCTTTFQTDSILQRLMLRFERLTLNCDTHMDIFDAADAVGEPKITLSCGKNESQVGTIQMQSNFVTLKYRTKSTFRDSGFKLILTSYRPKLLPGVNDKHHCGGFECRNTSFCISSDLKCDGINHCGDDSDEADSCANNEKTTSTRILETSPESTTFVEFPTTSREDVTSPTYDTIASVQSTPRRQEADTYQQETCESWRGGMLDTILGGIGIPTHVCYAGYFVYGTIKSLFGY; from the exons TGAAAATGTCGTCCCTCTGCGCGCCAAACGCGCACAAGCACGTACAGCCCTTGAAGATAGACGGAGCCGTCTTaacttccgaggaggacttccACGCAGACTCTTGTACTACGACCTTCCAGACAGACTCCATCCTGCAACGGCTAATGCTTCGCTTCGAGCGTCTCACTCTCAACTGCGACACCCACATGGACATTTTCGACGCAGCGGACGCCGTCGGGGAGCCAAAG ATAACGTTATCCTGCGGAAAGAATGAATCTCAAGTGGGCACCATTCAGATGCAAAGCAACTTCGTCACCTTGAAATACAGGACGAAGTCCACCTTCAGAGACAGTGGCTTTAAGCTAATTCTTACTTCGTACCGTCCCAAACTTCTGCCTG GCGTCAACGACAAACATCATTGTGGTGGATTCGAATGTCGCAATACGAGCTTTTGCATCTCCAGTGACCTCAAGTGTGACGGTATCAACCACTGCGGTGACGACAGCGATGAAGCTGACTCATGTGCGAACAACGAGAAAACCACAAGTACGCGAATCCTAGAGACATCCCCTGAAAGTACGACATTCGTGGAATTCCCAACAACGTCACGAGAAGACGTGACATCACCTACTTACGACACAATAGCGTCAGTACAAAGTACTCCAAGGAGACAAGAGGCGGATACCTATCAGCAAGAGACGTGCGAGTCGTGGAGGGGTGGAATGCTGGACACGATTCTCGGCGGTATTGGGATCCCCACGCACGTGTGTTACGCTGGTTATTTTGTTTACGGTACAATAAAGTCCCTCTTCGGCTATTGA